One window of Actinomycetota bacterium genomic DNA carries:
- a CDS encoding TPM domain-containing protein, which translates to MLVFLALFPAACRNEKIISSIDYPYPRGYVNDYTHTISEEWMVRTEEFVQNVEKATSCEIAVAVIDNLQGYPIEEYA; encoded by the coding sequence ATGTTAGTGTTTCTCGCCCTTTTCCCTGCAGCATGCAGAAATGAAAAGATAATATCTTCCATAGATTACCCTTATCCCCGCGGTTACGTAAATGACTATACCCATACAATTTCAGAGGAATGGATGGTAAGAACTGAAGAATTTGTACAAAATGTTGAAAAAGCAACGTCATGCGAGATTGCGGTTGCTGTAATAGATAATCTCCAGGGGTACCCCATAGAGGAGTATGCTA